In Ktedonobacteraceae bacterium, one genomic interval encodes:
- a CDS encoding AMP-binding protein, which produces MTTSNRPAGATSQPSSTAAPAPHYLDAHAQVRPNKTALICGERSLTYAELNARARRVANALSSLGVKANDRVAVMSHNSIELLEITCGLSKLSATGVLLNYRLREHEVAYIVNDCQAKVVIAGPGMVEVVDKARAEVEGEVVYITIGKEFRPGWRCYEELLAGAGEDLPGSEGGIGSTMSYTSGTTGKPKGAYRPHGVPVADIIRIIQAFELVESDVHLLAGPYYHSAPSFFVSLHVLLGSTIVIQPRYDPVEALQLIERHKVTTTFMAPTLLQRLCDVPEEIFSRYNVRSLRSIILAGAPCPYVLKVRATERFGPILWEFYGATETGVVTLLRPEDQLRKPGSCGKAGPGQEIRLLDAEGHEVPTGVPGEMWSRNSWLAEYYNKPDSTAGNMRDGFFSVGDIAYRDEEGYYYICDRKIDMIISGGVNIYPAEVEAALSAHPAVADVAVIGVPDAQWGESVKAVVQLKPGVSASAEELIAFSGELLADYKKPRSIDFVDELPRNPAGKLLKTEIREPYWKDVGRKI; this is translated from the coding sequence ATGACAACATCAAATAGGCCAGCGGGAGCGACTTCGCAACCATCTTCAACAGCTGCTCCGGCGCCTCATTATCTTGACGCGCATGCACAGGTTCGCCCCAATAAGACTGCACTTATATGTGGAGAGCGTTCGCTGACCTATGCCGAATTGAATGCTCGCGCCCGGCGCGTTGCCAATGCCTTGAGCAGCCTGGGCGTGAAGGCCAATGACCGTGTGGCTGTGATGTCTCACAACTCCATCGAGTTGCTTGAGATAACCTGTGGCCTGTCGAAGCTTTCGGCTACCGGCGTGCTGCTCAATTATCGCCTGCGCGAACATGAAGTGGCCTACATTGTCAATGACTGCCAGGCAAAGGTGGTGATAGCCGGGCCGGGGATGGTCGAGGTCGTCGATAAAGCGCGTGCTGAAGTTGAGGGTGAGGTCGTCTATATAACAATCGGGAAAGAATTCAGGCCAGGTTGGCGGTGCTATGAAGAGCTGCTTGCCGGTGCCGGCGAGGATTTGCCTGGCAGTGAAGGCGGGATAGGTTCCACTATGAGCTACACATCCGGTACGACGGGCAAACCCAAGGGGGCCTATCGCCCGCATGGAGTGCCGGTCGCTGACATCATACGAATCATACAGGCGTTTGAGCTGGTCGAGTCGGATGTGCATTTGCTGGCCGGACCATATTATCATAGCGCTCCCAGCTTCTTTGTCTCATTGCATGTGCTTCTGGGATCGACGATTGTGATCCAGCCGCGCTATGACCCTGTTGAGGCTTTGCAATTGATCGAGCGGCATAAGGTGACGACGACTTTCATGGCTCCGACACTGTTGCAGCGTCTTTGCGATGTGCCTGAAGAAATCTTTTCGCGCTATAATGTTCGCTCTTTGCGCTCTATTATCCTGGCCGGAGCGCCGTGTCCCTATGTATTGAAAGTGCGGGCTACGGAGCGTTTTGGCCCAATTCTCTGGGAGTTCTACGGGGCCACCGAGACGGGAGTTGTGACACTGCTCAGGCCCGAAGATCAACTGCGCAAGCCAGGATCATGTGGCAAGGCCGGGCCAGGACAGGAGATACGCCTGCTCGATGCCGAAGGTCATGAGGTTCCTACTGGCGTACCCGGCGAAATGTGGTCGCGCAATTCGTGGCTGGCCGAATATTATAACAAGCCTGACTCGACTGCTGGCAATATGCGGGATGGCTTCTTTTCGGTCGGAGACATCGCCTATCGCGACGAAGAGGGCTATTATTATATCTGTGACCGCAAGATCGATATGATTATTTCCGGTGGTGTCAATATCTACCCGGCGGAAGTCGAAGCGGCTTTGTCCGCGCATCCTGCCGTGGCCGATGTAGCCGTGATCGGCGTTCCCGATGCTCAATGGGGCGAATCTGTGAAAGCGGTAGTCCAGCTCAAGCCGGGGGTCAGCGCCAGTGCCGAGGAGCTGATCGCTTTTAGCGGCGAGTTGCTGGCCGATTACAAGAAGCCACGCTCCATAGATTTTGTCGACGAATTGCCGCGCAATCCGGCGGGCAAGCTGCTCAAGACGGAGATCCGCGAGCCATATTGGAAGGATGTTGGAAGGAAGATTTAG
- a CDS encoding AAA family ATPase, whose amino-acid sequence MITLIRLQASNFKSLRSVTLVFPEQGAMLIEGHNEAGKSTLFEAVYVALYGKPLVGEDKQARQEEVIQFGQSHAFVELTFNVNQQEMTVSRHFERGKSQQAKLVIVRPGAQPEEISRVRAVDERILKELGNLDGDSLRNSCFVEQKELGRIEDLSLEQRKQAIQKLLGLEKLTQLIEQFKFRREQERELVMAQGLLRLAKLQDEVRTASAREAELAERLDAVKVAGQLSRLAMLEKQEQDFHKLLAACKARAQEASDRLALCSQLKDHVSQCDRIDHQITAIAHTRAELQRIAGELKRLDAIERIELPQARAYLNDVRAAADAADQVLEARKRAQAAEEACREAERSIKVLEQAEADLRQKENDCTFAQNRVVQRRAETEKEQRDFLERLSQLKAREGYLEDALASVKQWEDASKTLQALQQEISAAEERQQRFLELESEIRQQEEIVRNLEHAITVAEKEMRQANEAVRLAAANEALTTWMRLKEVELALGGYVPQQAELSARRQEAEKSLATARAKTRIPLMAGAILTALTIVTIVLGFLWHPAFVLAVISFVGAIFAWLRYSRTRKDVQRHSATWSHLTQELQQLDMRRQAAIQVGGDPATLHQYEQQIRASGLAIPSNLEAAHDLQNTLRQQLDNMQEQRTLQVTAQAARDKHIRLAEQLKLVRSSIDEKRKGLYPFQQSGNLVEQLTQLRARAAAQEKVEASCEEIARKSLAGVAQWPVDSNTIQAWLSACQAELRTTAEEQKQRELASARLIQEAEVDKQKAEDALRQARELVAAKKTLDPASQLSRAREMLAGVKAICHQQEEALLPLLNMIHLHDESEVEPERGRTEAKIQALENALKARPQYQEDYKTYWASLTNYLAATSTSIKNLLATLNRLPVSGLPSLPSLPEEDDSSFPYEERFGTTIHATRKALQATLEELDEQGTSEKLKAAHKEQGQLEQQLDGVEGQMRESRQMIDVIIASRGITAPGTYTYDRMVACWPLLAMVSPDEQRQATELLNVARQRLYAAQQQESLLAEELQHPNTPLSIEECQQKVTELLEEREICRLATQLLKEAHDRIARRVLPVTERNMAPLLEQLTVRRYRDVRLTPEDKDGQQEAMDYRIRVWDPAAGRYIAKNLFSGGTRDQCSLALRLAFALATLPQELGVAPGFIFLDEPLSAFDAARAQALVQLVTTGTIAQQFNQVILISHQHAFDREAFQYHVKMDSGQIIESDLPASAMAAVDSEVLQPANAMSD is encoded by the coding sequence ATGATTACTTTGATACGACTGCAAGCAAGTAACTTCAAAAGTCTGCGTTCGGTCACTCTGGTTTTCCCTGAACAGGGAGCGATGCTGATTGAAGGGCATAACGAGGCAGGGAAATCGACCCTTTTTGAAGCAGTATATGTTGCGCTCTACGGGAAGCCTCTGGTGGGAGAAGACAAACAGGCCAGGCAGGAGGAAGTGATCCAGTTTGGTCAATCACATGCGTTTGTTGAATTGACATTCAATGTAAACCAGCAGGAAATGACGGTCAGCCGGCACTTTGAGCGAGGAAAGTCGCAACAGGCGAAACTTGTGATCGTGCGACCTGGCGCGCAACCCGAGGAGATCAGCCGTGTCAGGGCAGTGGACGAGCGTATTCTCAAAGAATTGGGAAACCTCGATGGAGATAGCCTGCGCAACTCCTGTTTTGTCGAGCAGAAAGAACTGGGTCGCATTGAGGATTTGTCCCTCGAGCAGCGAAAGCAAGCCATTCAAAAGCTGCTGGGGTTGGAAAAGCTAACCCAGCTTATAGAGCAGTTCAAATTCAGGCGCGAACAGGAACGCGAGCTGGTCATGGCACAGGGTCTTTTGCGCCTGGCGAAATTGCAGGATGAAGTGCGCACGGCTTCTGCTCGGGAGGCTGAATTGGCCGAGCGACTTGACGCCGTGAAAGTTGCCGGCCAGTTGAGTCGCCTTGCTATGCTGGAAAAGCAAGAACAGGATTTTCACAAACTATTAGCAGCATGCAAGGCCCGCGCGCAAGAGGCCAGCGATCGCCTGGCTCTCTGTTCCCAGCTGAAAGACCATGTGAGCCAGTGCGATAGGATCGATCACCAGATTACGGCTATTGCTCATACACGCGCTGAACTACAGCGCATTGCCGGTGAACTTAAACGCCTGGATGCTATCGAGCGGATCGAACTTCCCCAGGCACGCGCCTATTTGAATGATGTTCGCGCAGCGGCAGATGCTGCTGACCAGGTGCTGGAGGCTCGCAAGCGGGCACAGGCAGCGGAAGAGGCCTGCCGTGAGGCAGAGCGAAGCATAAAGGTGCTTGAGCAGGCCGAAGCGGACCTGCGGCAGAAAGAAAATGATTGCACCTTCGCCCAGAATCGTGTCGTTCAACGTCGTGCAGAGACTGAAAAGGAACAGCGAGACTTCCTGGAGAGGTTAAGCCAGCTGAAAGCTAGAGAAGGCTATCTGGAAGATGCACTTGCTTCAGTCAAGCAATGGGAGGATGCAAGTAAGACTTTGCAGGCTCTTCAGCAGGAAATAAGCGCGGCTGAAGAAAGGCAGCAGAGATTCCTCGAACTTGAGAGCGAAATACGACAGCAAGAGGAAATAGTACGAAACTTAGAGCATGCCATAACTGTTGCTGAAAAGGAAATGCGGCAGGCAAATGAGGCTGTGCGCCTGGCAGCAGCAAATGAGGCGTTAACTACCTGGATGCGATTAAAGGAGGTTGAACTGGCCCTGGGAGGATATGTACCGCAGCAGGCAGAACTGAGTGCCAGGCGCCAGGAGGCCGAGAAATCTCTGGCAACTGCTCGCGCTAAAACGCGCATACCTTTGATGGCCGGAGCCATTCTCACTGCATTGACAATAGTAACAATAGTTTTGGGATTCCTATGGCATCCCGCGTTCGTTCTCGCCGTCATTTCCTTCGTTGGGGCTATCTTCGCCTGGTTACGATACTCCCGTACCAGAAAGGATGTGCAACGACATTCCGCGACCTGGTCACATTTAACGCAAGAATTGCAGCAGTTGGATATGCGGCGCCAGGCGGCAATCCAGGTAGGAGGGGATCCCGCTACATTACACCAGTATGAACAGCAGATTCGCGCAAGCGGCCTGGCCATACCTTCAAATCTTGAAGCCGCTCATGACCTTCAAAACACGCTTCGCCAACAGCTCGACAACATGCAGGAACAGCGAACTTTGCAAGTAACTGCTCAAGCGGCTCGAGACAAGCATATACGCCTTGCTGAACAACTTAAACTGGTTCGCTCTAGTATCGATGAGAAAAGGAAAGGCCTGTATCCCTTTCAGCAATCAGGTAATCTGGTGGAACAACTGACTCAATTGAGGGCACGGGCGGCAGCGCAAGAAAAAGTTGAGGCATCATGTGAGGAAATTGCCAGGAAGTCGCTGGCAGGAGTCGCGCAATGGCCGGTCGATAGCAATACCATTCAGGCCTGGCTTTCAGCGTGCCAGGCCGAACTGCGCACTACCGCAGAGGAGCAGAAGCAACGAGAACTGGCATCGGCTCGCCTGATCCAGGAGGCCGAAGTTGATAAGCAGAAGGCAGAAGATGCCTTGCGGCAAGCGCGAGAATTAGTCGCTGCGAAAAAGACTCTTGATCCTGCTTCACAATTATCCAGGGCGCGGGAAATGCTGGCAGGGGTGAAGGCAATTTGTCATCAACAAGAGGAAGCGCTTCTCCCACTTTTAAACATGATTCATCTGCATGATGAATCGGAAGTAGAGCCGGAACGAGGACGGACAGAAGCAAAAATACAGGCGTTAGAAAACGCGCTGAAGGCTCGTCCGCAATACCAGGAGGACTATAAAACTTATTGGGCCAGTCTTACCAATTACCTGGCTGCTACCTCAACTTCGATCAAGAATCTCTTAGCAACGTTGAACCGCTTACCTGTTTCAGGATTGCCATCTCTACCATCATTGCCGGAAGAGGACGATAGTTCTTTTCCTTACGAGGAGAGGTTCGGTACCACAATTCACGCAACCAGAAAGGCGCTGCAAGCTACGCTGGAAGAGTTGGATGAGCAGGGCACGAGTGAGAAACTTAAAGCAGCTCATAAAGAACAAGGACAACTCGAGCAGCAACTGGATGGTGTGGAGGGTCAGATGAGGGAGAGCCGGCAGATGATAGATGTGATTATAGCATCGCGCGGCATTACCGCTCCGGGAACCTATACATATGACAGGATGGTTGCCTGCTGGCCTCTGTTAGCGATGGTATCTCCTGATGAGCAGCGCCAGGCCACCGAACTTCTGAATGTTGCCAGACAACGCCTTTATGCAGCGCAGCAACAAGAAAGCCTGCTGGCGGAGGAATTGCAGCATCCCAATACCCCCTTGAGTATTGAAGAGTGCCAGCAAAAAGTTACAGAGCTACTGGAGGAACGTGAGATATGCAGGCTGGCAACGCAGCTGCTCAAAGAGGCGCATGATCGCATTGCTCGTCGCGTACTGCCGGTTACGGAGCGCAACATGGCGCCACTTTTGGAGCAACTGACAGTAAGGCGCTATCGTGACGTGCGATTGACGCCGGAAGACAAAGATGGTCAGCAGGAGGCAATGGATTATCGTATTCGAGTCTGGGACCCTGCCGCCGGTCGTTATATCGCTAAAAATCTCTTTTCGGGTGGCACGCGTGATCAATGTTCGCTGGCGCTGCGCCTGGCCTTTGCGCTCGCCACTCTTCCACAAGAGTTGGGCGTAGCCCCAGGATTTATCTTCCTGGATGAGCCGCTCAGCGCATTTGATGCTGCGCGAGCTCAGGCTCTCGTGCAACTCGTCACAACCGGAACGATTGCCCAGCAGTTCAACCAGGTGATCTTAATTTCACATCAACATGCCTTTGACCGCGAGGCTTTCCAGTATCATGTTAAGATGGACTCCGGTCAGATTATCGAATCTGATCTGCCAGCTTCGGCAATGGCTGCTGTTGATAGCGAAGTATTGCAGCCGGCCAATGCTATGAGTGATTAA
- a CDS encoding argininosuccinate synthase, with the protein MATVVLAYSGGLDTSVAIRWIKEQYGLDVITLTADVGNARDLPAIAARAEQIGAVKTVVIDGRADFVRYFVWPALQAGAIYEGQYPLATALARPLIARLLVEVARAEGAIAVAHGCTGKGNDQVRFDVSIHTLAPDLKIIAPVREWSMTRDNEIAYAAEHGIPIQVTNASPYSVDQNLWGRSVECGILEDPWAEPPEEVYEWTRSSGPSEPAYVEITFQNGIPTALNGEEIDGVTLLETLNKLAGEYGIGRIDHIENRLVGIKSREVYEAPAAVVLHTAHSALEGLTLSRDQARFKELVAAEYSRLIYNGQWYSALHQDLAAYVQSTQRFVSGAVRVKLASGHCAVVGRKSDYSLYNHSLATYDTGDQFDHNAALGFIKLWSLPLTTQAQAQLLPSMSSEENLLQGSAGIHKSTPLPAGKQ; encoded by the coding sequence ATGGCAACAGTGGTGCTTGCTTATTCGGGCGGTCTTGATACATCGGTCGCCATTCGCTGGATTAAAGAACAATATGGTCTGGATGTGATTACGCTGACGGCTGATGTCGGCAACGCGCGTGATCTGCCGGCCATCGCAGCTCGTGCAGAACAGATCGGCGCTGTAAAAACAGTTGTTATCGATGGGCGGGCCGATTTCGTGCGTTACTTCGTCTGGCCCGCGCTGCAGGCAGGCGCAATTTATGAAGGACAATACCCGCTGGCGACGGCCCTGGCGCGCCCGTTGATCGCGCGCCTGCTGGTCGAGGTGGCACGCGCGGAAGGAGCCATTGCCGTAGCGCATGGCTGCACGGGCAAGGGCAACGACCAGGTACGCTTCGATGTCTCGATCCATACGCTCGCGCCCGACCTGAAGATCATCGCGCCCGTTCGCGAGTGGAGCATGACGCGCGATAACGAGATAGCCTACGCCGCCGAACATGGCATTCCCATCCAGGTGACGAATGCCAGCCCCTATTCTGTCGATCAAAATCTGTGGGGTCGCAGCGTCGAGTGCGGCATCCTGGAAGACCCCTGGGCCGAGCCGCCGGAAGAGGTCTACGAATGGACGAGAAGCAGCGGACCCTCTGAGCCAGCATACGTGGAGATCACCTTTCAAAACGGCATACCCACTGCATTGAATGGCGAAGAGATAGACGGTGTGACGCTGCTCGAGACACTGAATAAACTGGCCGGGGAGTATGGCATCGGGCGCATCGACCATATCGAGAACCGGCTGGTCGGCATCAAATCACGCGAGGTCTACGAGGCTCCCGCCGCCGTCGTATTGCACACGGCACACAGTGCGCTGGAAGGTCTGACCTTGAGCCGCGACCAGGCGCGTTTCAAAGAACTGGTGGCAGCCGAATATTCACGCCTCATTTATAACGGCCAGTGGTACAGCGCATTGCATCAAGATCTGGCCGCGTATGTGCAAAGCACGCAGCGTTTCGTCAGCGGTGCCGTGCGCGTGAAGTTAGCCAGCGGGCATTGCGCAGTGGTTGGGCGCAAATCCGACTATTCCCTGTACAACCACAGCCTGGCGACCTACGATACCGGCGATCAATTCGATCACAATGCCGCCCTTGGCTTCATCAAGCTCTGGAGCCTGCCGCTGACCACTCAGGCCCAGGCGCAGCTTTTACCATCCATGAGCAGCGAGGAAAATTTGCTGCAAGGAAGCGCGGGCATTCACAAGAGTACGCCCCTACCAGCAGGAAAGCAATAA
- the argF gene encoding ornithine carbamoyltransferase — MTVDNATVVLKNRSFLKLEDFTPREIAYLLHLSTELKTAKYTGTEKQHLKGKRIALIFEKDSTRTRSSFEVAAFDQGANVSYIGSTGSHIGSKETMKDTARVLGRLYDGIAYRGFEQAKVEELANYAGVPVWNGLTNEAHPTQVLADLLTMQEHSNKSLENISCCFLGDIGSNVGDSLMIGAAKMGMDMRLAGPKQCWPHWSRIELAQAIAQETGAHITLTEDAGAAVQGCDFLYTDVWVSMGEPYQLWGERIRLMLPYQVNSALMAMTNNPRTKFMHCLPALHNTETKLGRQIHEQYGLEALEVTDEIFESGASIVFDQAENRLHTIKAVLVATLGE; from the coding sequence ATGACCGTCGACAATGCCACCGTGGTACTGAAAAATCGGTCTTTTTTGAAATTGGAAGACTTCACACCGCGGGAGATAGCTTATCTCCTGCACCTGTCAACTGAACTGAAAACGGCCAAATATACCGGAACTGAGAAACAGCACCTGAAAGGCAAACGCATCGCCCTGATCTTTGAAAAAGACTCGACCCGAACTCGCAGCAGCTTCGAGGTCGCGGCATTCGACCAGGGAGCCAATGTCAGCTATATAGGATCAACCGGCTCGCATATCGGCAGCAAGGAAACGATGAAGGATACGGCGCGCGTGCTTGGGCGCCTGTATGATGGCATCGCCTATCGTGGCTTCGAGCAGGCGAAGGTGGAAGAACTGGCGAACTACGCCGGTGTACCCGTCTGGAACGGCCTGACCAATGAGGCCCATCCGACGCAGGTGCTGGCCGACCTGCTGACCATGCAAGAACATTCCAACAAGTCACTTGAGAATATCTCATGCTGCTTCCTGGGAGATATCGGCTCCAATGTAGGCGATTCGCTGATGATCGGAGCGGCGAAGATGGGCATGGATATGCGGCTGGCCGGTCCCAAACAATGCTGGCCTCACTGGTCGCGCATCGAGCTGGCGCAGGCAATTGCACAGGAAACGGGAGCGCATATCACGCTGACTGAAGATGCCGGAGCAGCAGTACAGGGCTGCGATTTCCTCTATACCGATGTCTGGGTATCGATGGGCGAACCATACCAGCTCTGGGGCGAGCGCATCCGCCTGATGCTCCCTTATCAGGTGAACAGTGCGCTAATGGCCATGACCAATAATCCCAGGACAAAATTCATGCATTGCCTGCCCGCGCTACACAATACAGAGACAAAGCTGGGACGACAAATCCACGAGCAATATGGCCTGGAAGCATTGGAGGTCACAGACGAGATATTCGAGTCAGGCGCCTCCATTGTCTTCGACCAGGCCGAAAACCGCCTGCACACCATCAAGGCCGTGCTTGTCGCGACTCTTGGGGAGTAA
- a CDS encoding metallophosphoesterase: MDRQHTFSTSNGGPDSTSAREEGIVRVILTADNHLSAYSPRLSPARLAQRRRRLGLAFRQVVDTAIERRAHLFIQAGDLFDTVDPRNLERDFVAEQLRRLQSAGIHAFGVSGNHDTPRQRTEQGGYAPQNIYHRLNGMHFFASSDELLPVAVNVAGLRVALAGLSYHPGVVPGGDPLDHVQIVDPEHILAESDLGILILHAAIEGHAFPGEKEIFVRRSSLTRFEGFRVILSGHVHAYDRFSIEDRAVVVCGATERMDFGQSEDRTGFVYLELTHDGLRHAEHVPIKPQPRHVITIRTTELWPHQQPNVVAPPVSSPARDDEVPALPVTERIIQKIDPYCSEDAMVRLNVEGPVTREQYHALDLRSVWLYGQQRAFAFEIDEGSLFLTTDLSQATVERGERIAPREMLEAIAQEWMAKTEMPDGRAILTKTRQRVLDRYDELSGRESNQ, translated from the coding sequence TTGGATCGGCAGCATACTTTTTCTACCTCTAATGGCGGCCCTGACAGTACAAGCGCCCGCGAGGAGGGTATTGTACGAGTAATACTGACGGCGGATAATCACCTCTCAGCGTATAGCCCGAGGCTTTCCCCTGCTCGCCTGGCTCAACGCAGGCGACGATTGGGATTGGCATTCAGACAAGTGGTGGATACCGCAATTGAGCGCCGCGCGCACCTGTTTATCCAGGCTGGAGACCTTTTTGATACTGTTGACCCGCGCAACCTGGAGCGCGATTTTGTCGCGGAACAACTCAGGCGTTTACAGTCGGCAGGCATTCATGCCTTTGGTGTAAGCGGCAATCACGATACTCCTCGCCAGAGGACTGAGCAAGGCGGCTATGCCCCCCAAAACATTTACCATCGATTGAATGGCATGCACTTTTTTGCCTCATCCGATGAGTTACTACCGGTGGCAGTGAATGTAGCCGGATTGCGAGTGGCTCTTGCCGGATTGAGTTACCATCCAGGTGTCGTTCCGGGTGGTGACCCATTAGATCATGTGCAAATTGTCGATCCTGAACATATTCTGGCGGAGTCTGACCTGGGAATACTGATCTTGCACGCGGCAATCGAGGGCCATGCGTTTCCGGGCGAAAAGGAAATATTCGTGCGGCGCAGCAGCCTGACCAGATTTGAAGGTTTTCGTGTCATACTCTCCGGACATGTTCATGCCTATGACCGTTTCTCAATAGAGGACAGGGCGGTAGTGGTTTGTGGTGCTACAGAACGCATGGATTTTGGCCAGAGCGAGGATAGAACGGGCTTCGTGTATCTTGAACTCACGCACGATGGACTGCGACATGCTGAACATGTGCCGATCAAGCCGCAGCCGCGCCATGTCATCACGATTCGTACCACCGAACTCTGGCCTCACCAGCAGCCCAATGTTGTGGCTCCCCCTGTGTCTTCACCTGCGCGGGATGATGAGGTGCCGGCACTCCCCGTAACAGAACGAATCATCCAAAAAATAGACCCGTATTGCAGCGAGGATGCTATGGTACGGCTGAATGTGGAGGGGCCGGTTACACGCGAGCAATATCACGCGCTGGATTTGCGCAGCGTCTGGTTATATGGACAACAGCGCGCATTTGCTTTCGAGATAGATGAGGGCAGCTTGTTCTTAACCACTGATCTTTCTCAGGCAACCGTGGAACGCGGCGAACGCATCGCCCCACGTGAGATGCTGGAGGCCATTGCCCAGGAATGGATGGCAAAGACTGAAATGCCGGACGGTCGAGCCATTCTGACTAAAACCCGCCAACGAGTTCTTGACCGCTACGATGAGCTTTCTGGAAGGGAGAGCAATCAATGA
- a CDS encoding MFS transporter, with the protein MMKTTERNEAKPITRRTSRARLPVGPHYKWIALTNTTLGVLMASIDASIVLISLPAIFNGIHVNPLAPGETDYFLWILLGYMVVTATLLVTFGRISDMFGRVRFYNLGFAIFTVGSILLWLTPGTGNTGALELILFRLIQGVGAGFLFSNSAAILTDAFPANQRGLALGINQVAAILGSVIGLILGGILSYFSWRLVFLVSVPVGIVGTVWAYLMLREIASIRGHQKIDWAGNITFAFGATILLLGITYGIQPYGGAPTGWGNPFVLGAISLGILLLALFIWIELHVEDSMFHLRLFKIRMFAAGNASGFLASIARGGLQFMLVIWLQGIWLPLHGYNYDVTPLWAGIYLLPLLIGFVLMGPMSGWLSDRFGARIFSTTGMLIQTAGFLLLTILPTNFNYIWFALLLFMLGIGQGMFSSPNTSSIMGSVPAEQRGAASGMRATFQNSGSLVSIGIFFSIVTIGLASSLPTTLFSGLTQAGVPTTTANTIAHLPPTAALFAAFLGYNPMATLIPAPVLHALPLAKQVNLLGHSFFPNLISQPFMIGLHGVFYLSAGMCFIAAVASFLRGKRYTYGQERAKTGLNGAGTEIEPVTATTD; encoded by the coding sequence ATGATGAAAACCACTGAGCGCAATGAAGCGAAGCCTATCACACGCCGTACTTCACGCGCCAGGCTGCCCGTTGGCCCCCATTATAAATGGATCGCGCTGACCAATACTACGCTTGGCGTATTGATGGCGAGTATCGATGCCAGTATCGTCCTGATCTCCTTGCCTGCCATCTTCAATGGTATTCATGTAAATCCACTTGCGCCGGGCGAAACGGACTATTTCCTATGGATACTACTCGGCTATATGGTCGTCACGGCGACGCTGCTGGTCACATTTGGACGCATCTCTGACATGTTCGGGCGCGTGCGCTTTTACAACCTGGGGTTCGCGATCTTCACCGTTGGCAGCATCCTGCTCTGGCTAACGCCGGGAACGGGAAATACGGGCGCACTCGAACTGATCCTCTTCCGACTGATTCAGGGCGTGGGTGCTGGATTCCTTTTTTCGAACAGCGCCGCCATTCTCACCGATGCCTTTCCTGCCAACCAGCGCGGGCTGGCCCTTGGCATTAACCAGGTCGCGGCAATTCTCGGCTCCGTGATTGGCCTGATCCTGGGCGGCATACTCTCGTACTTCAGCTGGCGGCTGGTCTTCCTGGTCAGTGTCCCGGTAGGCATTGTGGGGACGGTCTGGGCCTACCTGATGCTGCGCGAGATCGCCTCAATTCGCGGCCATCAGAAGATCGACTGGGCCGGTAACATCACCTTTGCTTTTGGCGCGACCATCCTGCTGCTCGGCATCACCTACGGCATCCAGCCCTATGGCGGCGCCCCGACCGGCTGGGGCAATCCTTTTGTGTTGGGTGCAATTTCGCTTGGCATCCTTTTGCTCGCGCTCTTCATCTGGATCGAATTGCACGTTGAGGACTCCATGTTTCACCTGCGACTCTTCAAGATTCGCATGTTTGCCGCCGGAAACGCCAGCGGTTTCCTGGCGAGTATCGCGCGCGGCGGGCTGCAATTCATGCTCGTTATCTGGTTGCAAGGTATCTGGCTGCCGCTGCACGGTTACAACTACGATGTGACACCGCTATGGGCCGGCATCTACCTGCTGCCGCTCTTGATCGGCTTCGTGTTGATGGGGCCTATGAGCGGCTGGCTCTCGGACCGCTTCGGCGCGCGCATCTTCTCGACCACCGGCATGCTGATCCAGACGGCAGGCTTTCTCCTGCTGACCATCCTGCCGACCAACTTCAACTACATCTGGTTCGCGCTCCTACTCTTTATGCTGGGCATTGGCCAGGGCATGTTTTCATCGCCCAACACATCCTCAATTATGGGGAGTGTACCCGCGGAACAGCGCGGCGCGGCCTCCGGTATGCGCGCCACCTTCCAGAACTCTGGTTCGCTGGTGAGCATCGGCATTTTCTTCAGCATCGTCACCATCGGCCTGGCCTCGTCCCTACCAACGACACTGTTCAGCGGGCTGACGCAGGCGGGCGTGCCGACCACAACGGCCAATACCATCGCGCACCTGCCACCGACCGCGGCGCTTTTCGCGGCCTTCCTTGGCTACAATCCCATGGCCACGCTGATACCGGCACCGGTTTTGCACGCCCTGCCGCTGGCAAAACAGGTCAACCTGCTTGGACATAGCTTCTTCCCGAACCTGATTTCACAGCCGTTCATGATCGGGTTGCACGGCGTCTTCTACCTTTCCGCGGGCATGTGCTTCATTGCTGCCGTAGCCTCGTTCCTGCGCGGGAAACGCTACACCTACGGGCAGGAGAGGGCTAAAACGGGGTTGAATGGAGCGGGAACGGAGATCGAGCCGGTGACGGCGACGACGGATTAG